A stretch of DNA from Methylomicrobium lacus LW14:
GCGACTATTTATGGGGGCAATTTTTAGTTGACCGTGGCATCGTCGACAAGGATGCCTATGAGCAGGCGAATGCGAAGTTTTATGACGACTATAAACACGGCACCCTGAACATCGTCGAGTTCCTGCAATTTTCGTTGCGTCCCTTGTCCCTGCATGCGCCCGAACGGCTGCATCAATGGCGCGCCGAATTTATCGAAGACATCATCCGTCCGTTGCTCTTACAGCCGGCCCTCGAACTGGTCGAGAAGCATAAAAAGCGCGGCGACACACTGCTGGTGATCACCGCGACCAACCGTTTCGTGACCGAACCGATCGTCAAACTGTTCGGCATCGACAATCTGCTCGCGACCACGCCAGAATTCAAGGACGGACGCTATACCGGCGCTTTCGTTGGCCTGCCCTGCTTTCGGGAAGGCAAGGTTGCTTACCTGGAAAGCTGGCTGCAAAACTCGAACGAGTCGCTGCAAAACAGCTGGTTTTACAGCGATTCGCATAACGACCTGCCTTTGCTCAGCAAGGTCGAAAATCCGATCGCGGTCGATCCGGACGACACCTTACGGCAACACGCCGAATCGGCAAAATGGCCTATCATTAGTCTACGCAACGGCGTG
This window harbors:
- a CDS encoding HAD family hydrolase; the protein is MSLAIFDLDNTLIADDSDYLWGQFLVDRGIVDKDAYEQANAKFYDDYKHGTLNIVEFLQFSLRPLSLHAPERLHQWRAEFIEDIIRPLLLQPALELVEKHKKRGDTLLVITATNRFVTEPIVKLFGIDNLLATTPEFKDGRYTGAFVGLPCFREGKVAYLESWLQNSNESLQNSWFYSDSHNDLPLLSKVENPIAVDPDDTLRQHAESAKWPIISLRNGVCPADHLHK